The window CGGGCTCACCGTCATCGACCCCATCGTCGCCGTCACGATCGGCGTCGTCGTGCTGCGCGAGGCCGACGGCGCCCCGTGGCCCGCCTTCGTCGCGTTCCTGCTGTGCGGCATCGTGGCGGTCATGGGCGTCTTCGTGCTCGAACGCGGGCAGACACCCGCCGAGATCGCCGCCTCGAAGCGAGCCGTGCTCGAGCCGGGCGACGCGTCGCCGCGGGGCCGCTAAACTGTCGCGGGTGCATCGCGCCCGCGACCCGGGCGCCCGAGGCTGGAGACCACACTGACTCACGAGGGCAACACCGACCCGGACCACAGAACCCCGTCCGACGACGACCCGACGCTCGAATCGTCGTCGCCGCTCCGGGTGCTCATCGCGGGTGACACGTTCCCGCCGGACGTGAACGGCGCGGCGAAGTTCACCGAGAACCTCGCGTCCGGCATGGCCGGTCGCGGGCACGACGTGCACGTCGTCGTCCCGGCATCGAGCCGCCGCCACGGCACGGGTTTCGAGGACTACGGCGGCCAACGCGTCACCGTCCATCGGCTCCCGTCGTACCGCTGGCCGCCGCACGACTGGCTGCGCTTCGTGCTGCCGTGGCGCGCACGCACGCACTGCACCCGCATCCTCGACCTCGTGAAGCCCGACGTCGTGCACTTCCAGTCGGCCGTCGTCATCGGGCGCGCCGTGGCCATCGAGGCGGAACGCCGCGGCATCCGCCTCATCGGCACGAATCACCTGATGATCGAGAACGTCATCGAGCACACGCTCCTCCCGAACGCGCTGCGGCCGCTGCTCGCGCGACTCTGGTGGGCGGACGCGCGCAAGACCCTGCTCCGCGCATCGGCGGTCACGACGCCGACGCGACGGGCCGCCGAGTTCCTCATGGAGGTCGGTGGCCTCGAGAACGTCCTCGCCATCTCGTGCGGGATCCGCGTCGGTGACTACACGGCCGGCTTCGGCGAGAAGCCAGAGCGTCGGGTGCTGTTCGTCGGTCGCGTGACCGGCGAGAAGCACATCGACGTGCTGCTGCAGGCGATGACGCGGCTCGGTGACATCGGCGCGCGTCTCGACGTCGCCGGCGGCGGCGATCTGCTCAAGCACCTCGAGCACCAGGCCCGCTCGCTCGGACTCGCCAATCGCGCCACGTTCCACGGCTACGTGAGCGACGAGGAGCTGCGCCGCCTCTACACCGAGTCGTCGGTGTTCGCGATGCCCTCCATCGCCGAACTGCAGTCGATCGCGACGATGGAGGCCATGGCGTCGGGGCTCCCCGTCGTCGCGGCCAACGCGATGGCCCTGCCGCACCTCGTGCACAACGGCGAGAACGGCTACCTGTTCGAGCCCGGCGACGCCGACGACCTCGCGAACCGTTTGCGCCAGGTGCTGACGATGCCGCTCTCCGAGCGGAACGAGCTCGGGCGAGAGAGCCTCCGGCTGGTGCAGATGCACGACATCGATCGCACACTCGAGCTCTTCGAGCGGCTCTATCGCGGTGAGCCCGCGAGCGCGGTCGCGCGGGACTCCGTGAACGAGCAGGACCGATCGCTCGACGGGGCACCGCGGACCGGCACGATCCAGTTGCCGCGCCGAGACGACGAATCCGGAACGGGAGCGCAGCGTGACCCCCATTCGTGAACGGCTCGAGCTCGTCGACGCCGCCAGACTCGTCGTCAAGGTCGGGTCGTCGTCGCTCACGGCATCCGACGGCACCCTCGACGAGGAGGCGCTCGATGCACTCGTCGACGCGCTCGCGGAGAAGCGCAGGACGGGGACCGAGATCGTCCTCGTCACGTCGGGCGCGGTCGCGGCCGGGCTCGGCCCCCTCAGGCTCGTCGGGCGGTCCCGCATCGTCGCCGACTCGCAGGCGGCCGCCTCGGTCGGTATGGGTCTCCTCATCGCCCGGTACACGGCCGCGTTCGGTCGTCACGAGCTCCCGGTGGGGCAGATCCTCCTCACCTCGGAGGACACCGTCCGCCGGGGGCGCTATCGCAACGCGGCTCGCACGTTCGAGCGACTCCTCGCGCACGGCGCCGTCCCGATCGTGAACGAGAACGACGCACTCGTGACCGCCGAGCTCCGATTCGGTGACAACGACCGGCTCGCGGCGCTCGTCGCGCAACTCGTGCGCGCGGATGCGCTGCTGCTGTTCACCGACGTCGACGCCCTCTACGACGGACCGCCGTCAAGACCGGGGACGAAGCCCATCAGCGTCGTCGACTCGATCGACGAACTGGAGGGGGTCGAGGTCTCCGGGCGCGGCAGCGCGTTCGGGACGGGCGGCATGGTCACGAAGCTGCAGTCGGCGGACATGGCGACCTCGTCGGGGATCCCGGTCGTGCTCACCTCGACCTCGAACGTGCGCGCCGCGCTCGCCGGCGAGG is drawn from Pseudoclavibacter chungangensis and contains these coding sequences:
- a CDS encoding glycosyltransferase; its protein translation is MLIAGDTFPPDVNGAAKFTENLASGMAGRGHDVHVVVPASSRRHGTGFEDYGGQRVTVHRLPSYRWPPHDWLRFVLPWRARTHCTRILDLVKPDVVHFQSAVVIGRAVAIEAERRGIRLIGTNHLMIENVIEHTLLPNALRPLLARLWWADARKTLLRASAVTTPTRRAAEFLMEVGGLENVLAISCGIRVGDYTAGFGEKPERRVLFVGRVTGEKHIDVLLQAMTRLGDIGARLDVAGGGDLLKHLEHQARSLGLANRATFHGYVSDEELRRLYTESSVFAMPSIAELQSIATMEAMASGLPVVAANAMALPHLVHNGENGYLFEPGDADDLANRLRQVLTMPLSERNELGRESLRLVQMHDIDRTLELFERLYRGEPASAVARDSVNEQDRSLDGAPRTGTIQLPRRDDESGTGAQRDPHS
- the proB gene encoding glutamate 5-kinase; its protein translation is MTPIRERLELVDAARLVVKVGSSSLTASDGTLDEEALDALVDALAEKRRTGTEIVLVTSGAVAAGLGPLRLVGRSRIVADSQAAASVGMGLLIARYTAAFGRHELPVGQILLTSEDTVRRGRYRNAARTFERLLAHGAVPIVNENDALVTAELRFGDNDRLAALVAQLVRADALLLFTDVDALYDGPPSRPGTKPISVVDSIDELEGVEVSGRGSAFGTGGMVTKLQSADMATSSGIPVVLTSTSNVRAALAGEDVGTWFRPTRKRASRLQVWLEHAAQGRGRLVLDAGAVRAIVRGTASLLPAGIVGVEGDFGPGEPVELVDEEGTVVARGIVAFDSSELPDMLGRSTRELRERLGDRFEREVVHRDDLALVAPVGREQGS